From the Cupriavidus necator N-1 genome, one window contains:
- a CDS encoding PAS domain-containing hybrid sensor histidine kinase/response regulator has product MTRHPDDPQQPAGSAPRPDAGEPSGGRSHDIRADLLPDVPYQTLVDSVQDYAIFTLDVGGHVSSWNKGAARIKGYAREEILGKHFSQFYTPDAIARNWPQAELKAAAELGRFEDEGWRVRKDGSRFWANVVITALKDAEGRLIGFAKVTRDMTERRRAAEALRQSEETLRLLVEGVKDYAIFMLDPDGHIVSWNSGASYIKGYRRDEIIGRHFSVFYPQEDVAAGKPSRHLALARRVGRVEDEGWRVRKDGSLFWANVTLTAVYDESRTLRGFAKVTRDMSERRRREELERSSQRMNEFLATLSHELRNPLAPVHSALAAMRLAPQDAALANRSLAMIERQVTHLSRLVDDLLDIGRITSGRIELRMEPVEFNEIIALGIEAARPALDAKLQCVDVQTHAGSIPMHADKTRLVQVMQNLVLNASKFSPPGSSVTIATTIQNRTLQVQVKDQGRGIGPHAIDDIFNLFMQESRPGADVQGGLGIGLSLCRSLVELHGGTIDAASAGPGQGSTFTLRLPLPASRKEDARPGAALPAQAPVAPELQAQRILLVDDNRDAADSLAMLLELCGHEVTIAYDGAEALHVAPRCRPHIALIDLAMPGMDGFEVVRAMRGLAGTELTRFVALTGFGQPADRQHTEAAGFDAHLVKPVELETLFGTIARLRQPE; this is encoded by the coding sequence ATGACAAGACACCCCGACGACCCGCAGCAACCTGCCGGAAGCGCACCTCGCCCCGACGCTGGCGAGCCATCGGGCGGGCGTTCGCACGACATCCGGGCCGACCTGCTGCCGGATGTGCCTTACCAGACCCTGGTGGACTCCGTTCAGGACTACGCCATCTTCACGCTTGACGTCGGCGGCCATGTCTCCAGCTGGAACAAGGGCGCGGCGCGCATCAAGGGCTATGCCCGCGAGGAGATCCTGGGCAAGCACTTCTCGCAGTTCTACACGCCGGATGCGATCGCCCGGAACTGGCCGCAAGCCGAGCTGAAGGCCGCGGCCGAACTGGGCCGGTTCGAGGACGAGGGGTGGCGCGTGCGCAAGGACGGCAGCCGCTTCTGGGCCAACGTCGTCATCACCGCCCTGAAGGACGCCGAGGGCCGGCTGATCGGCTTCGCCAAGGTCACGCGGGACATGACCGAGCGGCGCCGTGCCGCCGAGGCCCTGCGCCAGAGCGAAGAGACCCTGCGGCTGCTGGTGGAGGGGGTCAAGGATTACGCCATCTTCATGCTCGATCCCGACGGCCATATCGTCAGCTGGAATTCCGGTGCTTCTTATATCAAGGGCTACCGCCGCGACGAGATCATCGGCCGTCATTTCTCGGTGTTCTATCCGCAGGAGGATGTCGCCGCCGGCAAGCCGTCACGGCACCTGGCGCTGGCGCGGCGGGTCGGGCGCGTGGAGGACGAAGGCTGGCGCGTGCGCAAGGATGGCTCGCTGTTCTGGGCCAATGTCACCCTGACAGCGGTTTACGACGAGTCACGCACGCTGCGCGGCTTTGCCAAGGTGACGCGGGACATGAGCGAGCGCCGCCGCCGCGAAGAGCTGGAACGCTCCAGCCAGCGCATGAATGAGTTCCTTGCCACGCTTTCGCACGAACTGCGCAATCCGCTGGCGCCGGTGCACAGCGCGCTGGCGGCGATGCGGCTGGCGCCGCAGGACGCGGCGCTGGCAAACCGGAGCCTGGCCATGATCGAGCGCCAGGTGACCCACCTGAGCCGGTTGGTGGACGACCTGCTCGACATCGGGCGCATCACCTCCGGCCGGATCGAGCTGCGCATGGAGCCGGTCGAGTTCAACGAGATCATCGCGCTGGGCATCGAGGCAGCGCGGCCGGCGCTGGATGCCAAGTTGCAGTGCGTCGACGTGCAGACCCATGCCGGCTCGATCCCGATGCACGCCGACAAGACGCGGCTGGTGCAGGTCATGCAGAACCTGGTGCTCAATGCGTCGAAGTTCTCGCCGCCCGGGTCGTCGGTGACGATCGCCACCACGATCCAGAACCGCACACTGCAGGTCCAGGTGAAGGACCAGGGCCGCGGCATCGGGCCACACGCCATCGACGACATCTTCAACCTGTTCATGCAGGAAAGCCGCCCGGGCGCCGACGTGCAGGGAGGGCTGGGCATCGGCCTGTCGCTGTGCCGGTCGCTGGTAGAGCTGCACGGCGGCACCATCGATGCCGCCAGTGCCGGGCCGGGACAAGGCAGCACCTTCACGCTGCGCCTGCCGCTGCCGGCCTCGCGCAAGGAAGACGCCCGCCCGGGCGCAGCACTGCCGGCCCAGGCTCCGGTTGCGCCCGAGCTGCAGGCGCAGCGCATCCTGCTGGTCGACGACAACCGCGACGCCGCCGACAGCCTGGCCATGCTGCTGGAACTGTGCGGCCACGAGGTGACCATTGCCTATGACGGCGCCGAGGCCCTGCACGTGGCGCCGCGCTGCCGCCCGCATATCGCGCTGATCGACCTGGCCATGCCCGGCATGGACGGCTTCGAGGTGGTGCGCGCCATGCGCGGCCTGGCCGGCACCGAGCTGACCCGCTTCGTGGCGCTGACCGGCTTCGGCCAGCCGGCGGACCGGCAGCACACCGAGGCAGCCGGCTTCGACGCGCACCTGGTCAAGCCGGTGGAGCTGGAAACGCTGTTCGGCACCATCGCCCGGCTGCGCCAGCCGGAGTGA
- a CDS encoding GntR family transcriptional regulator: MALPRFKEIENEIRQRIASNTWAPGAKLPSEAELVTEFAVSRITVRQALSGLHNAGLIEKVNGKGSFVTRPSDTPSLGALTGFYETGRARGQLAYGKLVSVRLVRAPAHVAAALRLQPGEKVLSVATVRYWDDAAVAHFTLMGPEPLMRRLVQEDLETNDAMSLFESRLGYRFKEVAMEATAVAAPADVARRLGVAEGEPLLRLRSTPRDIDDTPLFCGELMFRPDRYAYKWTLTR, encoded by the coding sequence GTGGCGCTGCCCAGGTTCAAAGAGATCGAAAACGAGATTCGCCAGCGGATTGCCAGCAACACATGGGCGCCCGGTGCCAAGCTGCCTTCCGAGGCGGAGCTGGTGACGGAATTCGCGGTCAGCCGGATCACCGTGCGCCAGGCCTTGTCCGGGCTGCACAACGCCGGCCTGATCGAGAAGGTCAACGGCAAGGGCAGTTTCGTGACCCGTCCCTCAGACACGCCCAGCCTTGGCGCGCTGACCGGCTTCTATGAAACCGGACGCGCCCGTGGCCAGCTTGCCTACGGCAAGCTGGTGTCGGTACGGCTGGTGCGCGCGCCGGCCCATGTGGCCGCGGCGCTGCGTCTGCAGCCGGGCGAGAAGGTGCTGAGCGTGGCCACTGTGCGGTACTGGGACGACGCGGCCGTCGCGCATTTCACCCTGATGGGTCCTGAGCCGCTGATGCGCCGCCTGGTGCAGGAGGACCTGGAAACCAACGACGCCATGTCGCTGTTTGAAAGCCGGCTGGGATACCGGTTCAAGGAAGTGGCGATGGAAGCCACCGCCGTTGCCGCGCCCGCGGACGTGGCGCGCCGGCTCGGTGTTGCCGAGGGCGAACCGCTGCTGCGCCTGCGCAGCACGCCGCGTGACATCGACGACACACCGTTGTTCTGCGGCGAACTGATGTTCCGTCCGGACCGCTATGCCTACAAGTGGACACTGACGCGATAG
- a CDS encoding Bug family tripartite tricarboxylate transporter substrate binding protein: MQGWIRRAAAGLVFAFTATAAGTALADYPDKPVRLVVPFPPGGATDLLAREIGNALSARLHQPVVIDNRPGAGGNLAAIAVARAPADGYTLLFGTFGSLAVNKSLYDKPGYDPLKDFAPVASVAYLPNVLVVHPSVPARTVQELLALARKEPGKLTYGSFGNGSSSHLAGELFTHLAGVNITHIPYKGSAASMTDLIGGRITMMFDSVSTALPYIRDNRVRALAVTTQKPSDQLPGVPTLAAAGVPGYELTAWFGVVAPAGTPKAVIDRLNGEIVAALKQPDLAARLASQGTVPFPATPAQFGSYIRAQYEKWDSLIKSANIKLDN, encoded by the coding sequence ATGCAAGGTTGGATCAGGCGTGCAGCCGCGGGGCTGGTATTTGCGTTCACGGCCACGGCCGCCGGTACCGCGCTGGCGGACTATCCCGACAAGCCAGTGCGGCTGGTGGTGCCCTTCCCGCCGGGCGGCGCCACCGACCTGCTGGCGCGCGAGATCGGCAACGCGCTGTCGGCGCGGCTGCACCAGCCGGTGGTGATCGACAACCGGCCCGGCGCCGGCGGCAACCTGGCGGCCATTGCGGTGGCGCGGGCCCCGGCCGACGGCTATACGTTGCTGTTCGGCACCTTTGGCTCGCTGGCGGTCAACAAGAGCCTCTATGACAAGCCTGGCTACGATCCGCTGAAGGATTTCGCACCGGTGGCTTCGGTCGCCTACCTGCCCAACGTGCTGGTGGTGCATCCCAGCGTGCCGGCGCGCACTGTGCAGGAGCTGCTGGCGCTGGCGCGCAAGGAGCCGGGCAAGCTGACCTACGGCTCGTTCGGCAACGGCTCGTCGTCGCACCTGGCGGGCGAGCTGTTCACCCACCTGGCGGGTGTCAATATCACGCACATTCCTTACAAGGGCAGCGCCGCGTCGATGACCGACCTGATCGGCGGGCGCATTACCATGATGTTCGACAGCGTCTCGACCGCGCTGCCGTATATCCGCGACAACCGCGTGCGCGCGCTGGCGGTGACCACGCAGAAGCCCTCTGACCAGCTCCCCGGCGTGCCCACGCTGGCCGCCGCCGGCGTGCCCGGGTACGAGCTGACCGCGTGGTTTGGCGTGGTCGCGCCGGCCGGCACGCCCAAAGCCGTGATCGACCGCCTCAACGGCGAGATCGTGGCGGCGCTGAAGCAGCCGGACCTGGCCGCCAGGCTCGCCAGCCAGGGCACCGTGCCCTTCCCCGCCACGCCGGCCCAGTTCGGCAGCTATATCCGCGCGCAGTACGAGAAGTGGGACAGCCTGATCAAGTCGGCCAATATCAAGCTGGACAACTGA
- a CDS encoding host attachment protein codes for MKITWILVADESLARIFASHASTAPMALVEEITDAAAHGDRADLRRDAYGRRGHAAVQGDAGHPGAHQAGPSTVTSSAGEDELHQEAQLFARRVADYLADARNKQRFDSLALIAAPRFLGLLRKALPAGVTDVVTKEIGKDFTHVPNNDLQQRLADENIIPARRDARVITGRDRS; via the coding sequence ATGAAAATCACCTGGATCCTTGTGGCGGACGAATCCCTCGCCCGCATCTTCGCCTCGCACGCCTCAACCGCGCCAATGGCGCTGGTTGAGGAAATCACTGACGCGGCAGCACATGGCGACCGCGCGGACCTGCGCCGCGACGCCTACGGCCGGCGCGGCCACGCCGCGGTACAGGGCGACGCCGGGCACCCCGGTGCCCACCAGGCCGGGCCGTCCACCGTCACATCCTCGGCCGGCGAGGATGAACTGCACCAGGAAGCACAGCTGTTTGCCCGTCGCGTGGCGGACTATCTTGCCGATGCGCGCAACAAGCAGCGCTTTGACTCCCTGGCGCTGATCGCGGCGCCGCGCTTCCTGGGCCTGCTGCGCAAAGCCCTTCCCGCCGGCGTCACGGACGTCGTCACGAAGGAAATTGGCAAGGACTTCACCCACGTGCCCAACAACGACCTGCAACAACGGCTGGCCGACGAAAACATCATTCCCGCGCGCCGCGATGCGCGCGTCATTACCGGCCGGGACCGGTCGTGA
- a CDS encoding DUF3079 domain-containing protein encodes MAKKFPLHPRHPERICWGCDKYCSVDDMGCGNGSSRTQHPIELLGDDWLECGDWGIEAPSAASPAGPPKTST; translated from the coding sequence ATGGCCAAGAAATTTCCCCTGCATCCCCGCCACCCCGAGCGCATCTGCTGGGGCTGCGACAAGTACTGCTCCGTAGACGACATGGGCTGCGGCAACGGCTCCAGCCGCACGCAGCACCCCATTGAACTGCTCGGCGACGACTGGCTTGAATGCGGCGACTGGGGTATCGAGGCACCGTCCGCGGCCTCACCTGCCGGCCCGCCCAAGACTTCCACCTAG
- a CDS encoding TauD/TfdA dioxygenase family protein has product MQATAATTISPEAYRALDNEAFPFTVRRCTPTIGADVEGIDFREPLDEENYLSLRRALLKYKVLFFRKQAITPAQHVAVARRFGELEVHPMLTNHPEHPELVVFGRDGKTRGRENLYHSDVTWREVPSMGSMLRCLECPEVGGDTIWINMAAAYENLPEDMKARIANLKAVHDAMPTFGSALNEAKYAEMRAKFPPMVHPVVRTHPETGEKILFVNEAFTTHFANFAKEQPYRIGSDYRPAELDMMQYLYRQAAAPEYQVRLRWQPDTIALWDNRSTQHYAVQDYFPAVRHMNRATIIGDRPV; this is encoded by the coding sequence ATGCAAGCCACTGCCGCAACCACCATCAGCCCGGAAGCCTACCGGGCGCTGGACAACGAAGCCTTTCCCTTTACCGTGCGCCGCTGCACGCCGACGATCGGCGCCGATGTCGAGGGCATCGATTTCCGCGAGCCGCTGGACGAGGAGAACTACCTCTCGCTGCGCCGCGCGCTGCTGAAGTACAAGGTGCTGTTCTTCCGCAAGCAAGCCATTACGCCCGCCCAGCACGTAGCCGTGGCGCGCCGATTCGGCGAGCTGGAAGTGCATCCCATGCTTACCAACCACCCGGAACATCCCGAACTGGTTGTATTCGGGCGCGATGGCAAGACGCGTGGCCGCGAGAACCTTTACCACTCGGACGTTACCTGGCGCGAGGTCCCGTCGATGGGTTCGATGCTGCGCTGCCTGGAATGCCCGGAAGTCGGCGGCGACACCATCTGGATAAACATGGCCGCCGCCTACGAGAACCTGCCTGAAGACATGAAGGCGCGCATCGCCAACCTGAAGGCCGTGCACGACGCGATGCCGACCTTCGGCTCGGCGCTGAACGAAGCGAAATATGCGGAGATGCGCGCCAAGTTTCCGCCGATGGTGCACCCGGTGGTACGCACGCACCCGGAAACCGGCGAGAAGATCCTGTTCGTCAACGAAGCCTTCACCACGCATTTCGCCAACTTCGCCAAGGAACAGCCGTATCGCATCGGTTCTGACTACCGGCCCGCGGAGCTGGACATGATGCAGTACCTGTACCGCCAGGCCGCCGCGCCGGAGTACCAGGTGCGCCTGCGCTGGCAACCCGACACCATCGCGCTCTGGGACAACCGCTCGACGCAACATTACGCGGTGCAGGACTACTTCCCGGCCGTGCGCCATATGAACCGCGCCACCATCATTGGCGACCGTCCGGTCTGA
- a CDS encoding flagellar transcriptional regulator FlhD, producing MTQLDECHLPCDGMPCSAGCHLARFCLGGARGLPGGAQGIQRTVRLRKGQCLYLVLCRFRLEDSMLLAALTGAEPLHALQNMHAAIVMAAQRG from the coding sequence ATGACACAGTTAGACGAATGCCACCTGCCGTGCGACGGCATGCCGTGCAGCGCAGGTTGCCATCTGGCCCGCTTCTGCCTGGGAGGCGCACGGGGGCTGCCGGGCGGCGCCCAGGGCATCCAGCGCACGGTGCGCCTGCGCAAAGGCCAGTGCCTGTACCTGGTGCTGTGCCGTTTCCGGCTGGAAGACAGCATGCTGCTGGCCGCGCTGACCGGCGCCGAACCATTGCATGCCCTGCAGAACATGCACGCGGCAATCGTGATGGCCGCGCAGCGCGGGTAG
- a CDS encoding AI-2E family transporter: MSTIPDSAAPSLPPAPPVPLPADGTPHAGADAPGTVAAMPDTVVPGDAVTASLQRASIALVVLATLFSLYAVHIARDFLIPVVLAIVLAYLLDPLVCALQRLGLPRALAGTVVLLAVLGVLLSGAYLLQGQVESIVNSLPDTARKLSRSVGALMSGDDSMWQKVRRAATILSGTGQPPPARGTQVVVEQTPAQVHNMLLAGSVSIFTMAGQAVVVVFLLYFLLLAGDTFKRKFIKMAGTTISEKKISVHMLDEVNLAIRRYMGMLLVTNAALGACTWLLLKWLGVHNAGSWAIAAAALHLVPYFGAMAIAVCLGVVTLMQFGTLGMAAAAAVGSLLIATLIGSVVTTWMTGRMARMNAVAVFVALLLFTWLWGAWGMLLAIPLITIAKVVADHIEGLEVVAEFLGE; this comes from the coding sequence ATGTCGACCATCCCCGATTCCGCGGCTCCTTCGCTGCCCCCTGCCCCGCCCGTTCCGTTGCCCGCCGACGGTACCCCGCATGCTGGCGCCGACGCGCCTGGCACCGTGGCTGCAATGCCTGACACTGTCGTGCCAGGTGACGCCGTCACCGCCTCGCTGCAGCGCGCCAGCATCGCGCTGGTGGTGCTGGCCACGCTCTTTTCGCTGTACGCCGTGCATATCGCACGCGACTTTCTCATTCCGGTCGTGCTCGCGATCGTTCTGGCCTACCTGCTGGACCCGCTGGTGTGCGCGTTGCAGCGGCTGGGCCTGCCGCGCGCGCTGGCAGGCACCGTGGTGCTGCTGGCCGTGCTGGGCGTCCTGCTAAGCGGCGCCTACCTGTTGCAGGGGCAAGTGGAATCGATCGTCAACAGCCTGCCCGATACGGCCAGAAAGCTGTCGCGCTCGGTGGGCGCGCTGATGAGCGGCGACGATTCCATGTGGCAGAAGGTACGCCGCGCCGCCACCATCCTCAGCGGTACCGGCCAGCCCCCGCCCGCGCGCGGCACGCAGGTGGTGGTGGAGCAAACGCCCGCCCAGGTCCACAACATGCTGCTGGCCGGCTCGGTCAGCATCTTCACCATGGCCGGACAGGCGGTGGTGGTGGTCTTCCTGCTGTACTTCCTGCTGCTGGCCGGCGATACCTTCAAGCGCAAGTTCATCAAGATGGCCGGGACCACCATTTCCGAGAAGAAGATCAGCGTGCATATGCTGGACGAGGTCAACCTCGCCATCCGCCGCTATATGGGCATGCTGCTGGTGACCAATGCGGCTCTGGGCGCCTGTACCTGGCTGCTATTGAAGTGGCTCGGCGTGCACAACGCCGGCAGTTGGGCGATTGCGGCTGCGGCGCTGCACCTGGTGCCCTACTTCGGCGCCATGGCGATCGCGGTCTGCCTGGGAGTGGTGACGCTCATGCAGTTCGGCACGCTCGGCATGGCGGCCGCGGCGGCGGTCGGATCGCTGCTGATCGCCACGCTGATCGGGTCGGTCGTCACCACCTGGATGACCGGCCGCATGGCGCGGATGAACGCGGTGGCCGTGTTTGTTGCACTGCTCCTGTTCACCTGGCTCTGGGGCGCGTGGGGCATGTTGCTCGCCATCCCGCTGATCACAATCGCCAAGGTGGTTGCCGATCACATTGAAGGACTGGAAGTGGTGGCAGAATTCCTTGGTGAATAG
- the gabD gene encoding NADP-dependent succinate-semialdehyde dehydrogenase produces MLNLQDSSLLRQQCYIDGRWVDGERRIDVTNPATGERVGQVPQLGAEETRQAIEAANRALPAWRARTAKERSALLRKWFELIMASQEDLARIMTAEQGKPIAEARGEIAYAASFIEWFAEEGKRVYGDTIPAPVSNQRIVVTKEPVGVCAAITPWNFPAAMITRKAGPALAVGCTMVLKPASQTPLTALALVALAERAGIPAGVLSVVTGSAGAIGGEMSSNPLVRKLTFTGSTEVGRMLMAQTASTIKKVSMELGGNAPFIVFDDADLDAAVEGAIVSKYRNAGQTCVCANRIYVQAGVYEAFAQKLVAAVAALKVGNGMDDGVRIGPLIDDKAVAKVEEHIADALGKGARLLQGGQRHALGHSFFQPTVLADVGPGMLVAHEETFGPLAPLFRFETEDDVVAMANDTEFGLASYFYARDLGRVWRVSERLEYGMVGVNTGLISNEVAPFGGVKQSGVGREGSHYGIEDYLVIKYTCMAGI; encoded by the coding sequence ATGCTGAACCTCCAGGACTCCTCTCTGCTGCGGCAGCAGTGCTATATCGACGGCCGCTGGGTCGACGGCGAGCGCCGCATCGACGTCACCAACCCAGCCACCGGCGAGCGCGTGGGACAGGTCCCGCAACTGGGCGCCGAGGAAACCCGCCAGGCCATCGAGGCTGCCAACCGCGCGCTGCCGGCCTGGCGCGCCCGCACCGCCAAGGAGCGCTCGGCGCTGCTGCGCAAATGGTTCGAACTGATCATGGCCAGCCAGGAAGACCTGGCGCGCATCATGACCGCCGAACAGGGCAAGCCGATCGCCGAAGCGCGTGGCGAAATCGCCTACGCGGCCTCGTTTATCGAATGGTTTGCCGAGGAAGGCAAGCGCGTCTATGGCGACACCATTCCGGCGCCGGTCAGCAACCAGCGCATTGTCGTGACCAAGGAACCGGTGGGGGTATGCGCGGCCATCACGCCGTGGAATTTTCCCGCTGCCATGATCACGCGCAAGGCCGGCCCGGCCCTGGCGGTGGGTTGCACCATGGTGCTCAAGCCGGCATCGCAAACCCCGCTGACAGCGCTGGCGCTGGTGGCCCTGGCCGAGCGCGCGGGCATCCCGGCCGGGGTGCTGTCGGTGGTGACCGGCTCGGCCGGCGCCATCGGCGGCGAGATGAGCAGCAACCCGCTGGTGCGCAAGCTCACCTTCACCGGGTCGACCGAGGTTGGCCGCATGCTGATGGCCCAGACCGCGTCGACGATCAAGAAGGTGTCGATGGAACTGGGCGGCAATGCGCCCTTTATCGTGTTCGACGATGCCGACCTGGACGCGGCGGTGGAAGGCGCGATCGTGTCCAAGTACCGCAATGCCGGCCAGACCTGCGTCTGCGCCAACCGCATCTACGTGCAGGCGGGCGTGTATGAGGCGTTTGCGCAGAAGCTGGTGGCGGCAGTGGCGGCCCTGAAGGTCGGCAACGGCATGGACGATGGCGTGCGCATCGGCCCGCTGATCGACGACAAGGCCGTGGCCAAGGTGGAAGAGCATATCGCCGACGCGCTCGGCAAGGGCGCGCGCCTGCTGCAGGGCGGCCAGCGCCATGCGCTGGGGCATTCTTTCTTCCAGCCGACCGTACTGGCCGACGTCGGCCCCGGCATGCTGGTCGCGCACGAGGAAACCTTCGGCCCGCTGGCGCCGCTGTTCCGCTTCGAAACCGAGGATGATGTCGTCGCCATGGCCAACGACACCGAGTTCGGCCTGGCCAGCTACTTCTATGCCCGCGACCTGGGCCGCGTCTGGCGCGTCTCCGAACGCCTGGAATACGGCATGGTGGGCGTCAATACCGGCCTGATCTCCAACGAGGTGGCACCGTTCGGCGGCGTCAAGCAGTCTGGCGTGGGCCGCGAGGGCTCGCACTACGGCATCGAGGATTATCTGGTCATCAAGTACACCTGCATGGCCGGTATCTGA
- a CDS encoding sulfatase-like hydrolase/transferase, with product MTIRNTLFIMCDQLRRDHLGCYGHPALRTRNIDALAARGVRFDRAFVTSGVCGPSRMSFYTGRHVSSHGATWNRVPLSVGEVTLGEYLKHSGRALALAGKTHMMPDNANLKRLHLDGGTELETLLRSGHFTEVDRHDGHHAEPHSAYADWLRQQGYDSADPWTDYVISAENERGEIVSGWHMRNAGLPARVAEPHSETAYTVDQAMQYIATRGDDPWVLHLSLVKPHWPYLAPAPYHAAYSLDDCLPLQRHEAELEDPHPVLSAYRTQEECANFMRQEVSDTVRPAYQGLIQQIDDRLGQLWEQLERLGRWQDTLIVFTADHGDFLGDHWLGEKEQFYDTVQNIPLIVYDPSPQADATRGTAQASMVSAVDVVPTVLDALGLPPADHRIEGRSLLDLTRAGERADAGSWRDFVVSELDYAYRGARVALGRHPGECRAWMVRDARWKYVHWQGFRPQLFDLQNDPQEYFDLGSDPGHEAVRSAMRLRLLEWFCTLKPRVTVTNEEVAAKTNVYKQAGVFFGVW from the coding sequence ATGACCATCCGCAATACCCTCTTCATCATGTGCGACCAGCTCCGGCGCGACCACCTGGGTTGCTACGGGCATCCGGCGCTGCGCACGCGCAATATCGATGCGCTGGCCGCGCGCGGCGTTCGATTCGACCGTGCCTTCGTCACTTCCGGGGTCTGCGGCCCGAGCCGCATGAGCTTCTATACCGGCCGCCATGTCAGCAGCCACGGCGCAACCTGGAACCGCGTGCCGCTGTCGGTCGGCGAAGTCACGCTGGGCGAATACCTGAAGCACAGCGGCCGCGCGCTGGCGCTGGCGGGCAAGACCCATATGATGCCGGACAACGCCAACCTGAAGCGGCTGCACCTGGATGGCGGCACCGAGCTGGAAACGCTGCTGCGCAGCGGCCACTTCACCGAAGTCGACCGCCATGACGGCCACCACGCCGAGCCGCACAGCGCCTACGCCGACTGGCTGCGCCAGCAAGGCTACGATAGCGCGGATCCGTGGACCGACTACGTGATCAGCGCCGAGAACGAACGCGGCGAGATCGTCTCCGGCTGGCACATGCGCAACGCCGGCCTGCCCGCGCGCGTGGCCGAGCCGCATTCCGAGACCGCGTACACGGTGGACCAGGCGATGCAGTACATCGCCACGCGCGGCGATGATCCATGGGTGCTGCACCTGTCGCTGGTGAAGCCACACTGGCCCTACCTGGCGCCCGCGCCCTACCACGCCGCGTATTCGCTCGACGACTGCCTGCCGCTGCAGCGCCACGAGGCCGAGCTGGAAGACCCGCACCCGGTGCTGTCGGCCTACCGCACTCAGGAAGAATGCGCCAACTTCATGCGCCAGGAAGTGTCGGACACGGTGCGCCCCGCCTACCAGGGCCTGATCCAGCAGATCGACGACCGGCTCGGCCAGCTATGGGAGCAACTCGAACGCCTGGGCCGCTGGCAGGACACGCTGATCGTCTTCACCGCCGACCATGGCGATTTCCTGGGCGACCACTGGCTGGGCGAGAAGGAGCAGTTCTATGACACCGTGCAGAACATCCCGCTGATCGTCTACGATCCCTCGCCGCAGGCGGATGCCACGCGCGGCACCGCGCAGGCCAGCATGGTCAGCGCGGTCGACGTGGTGCCTACGGTGCTGGACGCACTAGGCCTGCCGCCGGCCGACCACCGCATCGAGGGCCGCTCGTTGCTGGACCTGACGCGCGCGGGCGAGCGTGCCGATGCCGGTAGCTGGCGCGATTTCGTCGTATCCGAACTGGACTACGCCTATCGCGGCGCTCGCGTGGCGCTGGGCCGCCATCCTGGCGAGTGCCGCGCCTGGATGGTGCGCGACGCGCGCTGGAAATATGTGCACTGGCAAGGGTTCCGGCCACAGCTGTTCGACCTGCAGAACGATCCGCAGGAATATTTCGACCTGGGCAGCGACCCCGGCCACGAAGCCGTGCGCAGCGCCATGCGCTTGCGGCTGCTGGAGTGGTTCTGCACGCTCAAGCCGCGCGTGACGGTGACCAACGAAGAGGTGGCGGCCAAGACCAATGTGTACAAGCAGGCGGGCGTGTTCTTTGGCGTGTGGTGA
- a CDS encoding GMC family oxidoreductase N-terminal domain-containing protein: protein MKPNALQSTASPAAEFDDIVIGAGSAGCAVAGLLAEDTDATVALLEAGPQLRLLTVPQPGLNGRRSYQPRGRGLAEEKS from the coding sequence TTGAAACCCAACGCATTGCAAAGCACCGCCAGCCCCGCGGCCGAATTCGACGACATCGTGATCGGCGCCGGGTCTGCCGGGTGCGCCGTTGCTGGGCTCCTGGCCGAGGACACGGACGCAACGGTGGCGCTGCTCGAGGCCGGGCCGCAACTACGCCTACTAACCGTACCGCAACCGGGCCTGAACGGCCGCCGCTCCTACCAGCCGCGCGGTCGCGGCCTGGCGGAAGAGAAGTCCTGA